In Rhododendron vialii isolate Sample 1 chromosome 9a, ASM3025357v1, the following are encoded in one genomic region:
- the LOC131301858 gene encoding 21 kDa protein-like, whose translation MFHSILFRLIIEAAHNTSRIMKTQHPLFSLFSLLTLLSPLILLRPTAAAASSAPASNSTDFIRSSCGATLYPELCYNSLAGYASAVQEDPARLARVAIAVSLTRVRSASRYLLNASRRADYGPDPRAAAAAHDCVSVFGDADDQIRGSLRQMRRLGSGGESLQFQMSNVQTWMSAALTNEETCTDGFEDVGDGDMKTDVTERVVKVKEVTSNALALVNSYASKVTTP comes from the coding sequence ATGTTCCATTCCATTCTATTCCGTCTCATCATCGAAGCAGCACACAACACTTCTCGCATTATGAAAACCCAAcaccctctcttctctcttttctctctccttaccCTTCTCTCACCTCTCATCCTCCTCCGCCCAACTGCCGCAGCCGCTTCCTCCGCCCCCGCTTCCAACAGCACAGACTTCATCCGCTCGAGCTGCGGCGCAACCCTCTACCCGGAACTCTGCTACAACTCCCTCGCCGGCTACGCCAGCGCCGTCCAGGAAGACCCGGCCCGGCTCGCCCGTGTCGCCATCGCGGTCAGCCTCACCAGGGTCCGGTCCGCCTCCCGGTACCTCCTCAACGCCTCCCGCCGCGCCGACTACGGCCCCGACCCCcgcgccgccgccgccgcgcACGACTGCGTCTCCGTGTTCGGCGACGCCGACGACCAGATCCGCGGCTCGCTCAGGCAGATGCGCCGGCTCGGCTCAGGGGGCGAGTCGCTGCAGTTCCAGATGAGCAACGTGCAGACGTGGATGAGCGCCGCGCTGACCAACGAGGAGACGTGCACGGACGGGTTCGAGGATGTGGGCGATGGCGACATGAAGACGGACGTTACGGAGCGGGTGGTGAAGGTGAAGGAGGTCACGAGCAATGCGCTGGCGCTGGTGAATAGCTACGCTTCCAAGGTAACGACGCCGTGA